ATTAAACCAGAAAATATTATTCGTCGCCATAGCGATCGCAAATTAGTCATAGTTGATTTTGGGGCAGCCAAATCCGCCACAGGAACAGCCCTAAACCGCACGGGAACAAGTATAGGTAGTCCCGAATATGTCGCCCCCGAACAAATGCGAGGCAAGGCACTTTTTGCCAGTGATATCTATAGTTTAGGGGTAACTTGCATTAATCTCTTAACAGAGCGATCGCCTTTCGACTCCTACGATACCCATAATGCAGCTTGGATATGGGGACAATATCTGAAAACTCCTGTTAGTAAAGAATTGAGTCAAGTAATTGACAAAATGATAGAAAGTATCCCCAGTCATCGCTACCAAACTGTTAATGAAGTTCTGCAAGATTTAAATTTTCAACAATCATCTGTACCCCCCAAACAAATAACTCCACCCACTTCTCAACCTCCGACTGTAGTTAAAACTTCTAGTCAAATGGAAAAAGAATTGCAAGAAATGAAAACTCAATTTACAGGTAGTAAAGTTCAAGCGCAAAATCTTACTCCTCAATCACAATCTACTAGTAATGATGCCATAGATAAAGACTTAGAAGAAATGAAAGCTAAGTTTCTTGGTAATGGGTGAAGAGGGAATTAGTATTGGGTAATACAGAAAATGCAGGAAATAAAATTTCTACCTTAGTGGAGATAATCATCTATATGTTCTATAACTAAAGATTGATATCAGTTATCTAGCTTAAGATTCATGAAATTACATAAATTAAAATATAGTATATTAATAATAAATTGATTATAGATTTTTTTCGAGACATAAGATTATGCAGCTAACAAAATTTAAGACTTCCAAAACAGAAAAAAATTCTACTTTAGTTGGTTTTGATCAAAATTGGTTATCTGAATTAAGTTCTGAAGAAGCTTCTAGTATTACTGGAGGTTTTACAGTTGCAAACGATTCGGGAGGTACGAGGCGTTTTTATAATTTAGGGGCAAACGTACCAGCAGAATTACAGACTTTACAACCTACGCAAAAAGGTAATTATGATGGAGAATATGTTTTATATAACAAATCAAAGACCGGATTTGAACCAACATTAGTAAAAGTGGAGCCAACAAAAACAGCAAGTTTTCGTCAGGAAGGAGATGGCATAACTCTTGTTGTTGATAGTCTAAGTCTTTTTATTCTTAACTCTCCTGGCTGATGTTAAGTCTATTTCTGTACCTTGGAAGATAATCCAATTTTTAATATGTTCTGAGGGCAATTTTTTCCAATTAGGTAACATGACATCATCTACTTTTTACATTTGGGTCAAAAAATCAATTTTAAAAGCACTTAGATTAGTTTCTGAGTGCTTTTGTTTAGAAAATTGATTTAATTTTTCTTGATTGTATTAGTGTTTTGAGCAGCTTGTTTACCTAATAATTCCACAGCTTTAGCAAATTGAGGATCTTCAAGAGTCGCTAGTTTATCCCGTCCACCTAACCATAACTTTTGCCGTTGGGCATCAGTCAATTCTACCTTCACATCTGGATCAATACCATGTTTATTAATATCCTTACCACTGGGAGTATGATATTTAGCGATAGTTACAGCCAAACCAGAACCAGATTTCAAAGGCTGCACTGATTGGACTAAACCCTTACCAAAAGTTTGATTTCCTACCAAAGTAGCCCGTTTATTATCTTGCAATGCCCCAGAAAGAATTTCACTAGCACTAGCTGAACCTTTATCCACTAAGATCATCAACGGTTTATTAGTCAAAGCCGAGCCATTGGCTACTTGTTTATCTTGCGTACCTTGGCGGTCAATAGTAAAAACAATTGTGCCTTTATTCATCCACATTTGAGCAATTTCTATACTCGCGTATAGCAGCCCACCAGGATTACCACGCAGATCTAAAACATATCCAGAAACTTTTTTAGTTTCTAATTTCTGAATAGCATCTTTCATTTCCTTAGCAGCATTGGCACTGAATTGATTCAAACGAATATAACCAAGATTACCCGCTGGAGTTTTCTTTTCCGAAAAGCGCACAGGATGAATTTCAATTCGCGCCCGTTGAATATTGAATTGTTTTTTCTGACCATTCCGCAGAATTGTCAGCTTCACCTTGCTACCTGATTCTCCGCGAATTAGGGATACTGCATCATTAGTGTCCATACCTTTGGTGCTTTTGCCATCAATCTCAAGAATGATATCTTTAGCTAAAATACCTGCCTTAAATGCCGGTGTATCCTCAATGGGAGCAATAACAACTAGTTGCTTAGTTTTTTCATCTTGACTGATAGTGATACCAATACCTGTAAGTTCACCAGAGGTATCAACTTGCATATTTTTGAATTCCTCTGGGTCCATAAATCGGGTGTAAGGATCTTCCAGCTTTTTCAGCATTTCCCGAATGGACTTATAAGCGGCTTTGTCATCAGTATAGGACTTGCTTAAATATTCCTTGCGAACAGCTTGCCAATCTACTTGATTGAAAGTGCCATCTACATATCGGTAGTTAATAATCTGCCAAACTTCATCTACTAAATCCTTATGACTGTCTTTAAATGAAGCCTTACCAATTGAATGAATACCCAAAGCAGTAACAGCGATTGTAGAAAGCGTTACTACCGTAGCACTCAAAACCAGTTTACTTTTTGTAATTAACATAATGGCGGCTGTGTCAAAGGAAAAAAATATATCAAGTATGCCCAATCTAACATAGGGATTGGTAATTGGTAATTGATAATTGGAGATTAAACGTTATTTGCCTATATAAATGCATTAACAAACAATTATAAGCACTAAGAATAGGAAAAGACAGACTCACAATGCACAACCCAGTACCATTTTTGCAAATATGCTATTTTAACTACAGCAAATATTAAACCTAAATATTAACAAATTATGAATAATCAACAACCAGGAGAATTTGATGCTGTCCTTGGTGGTAATAATCCATCAAAGGTTATGATTAATATAGGAAATTAAAATTTAGGATAGTGAAAAATGTATCAAATAGATCCGCCACTTTCTCCTAAAGAAACATTACCCACAATGTATGATCTTCCTAGCGAAGACCCGGAGGAACCTGGTTTGCCAGATCAATTTCATGTATTTCAACCACAATTATTAACAGACACATTTTGTCCACCTAACCATCCTTGGCAAGAAATATTTACAGGAACAGACATCAATCTCTATTATGATTTACGTCATCCGTCATGGTACAAAAGACCAGATTGGTTTGCAGTTTTAGGAGTACCATACCTGTATGAAAATAGAGATTTAAGATTAAGTTATGTAGTGTGGCAAGAAGCAGTAAACCCTTATATTGTCGTTGAATTACTATCACCAGGAACAGAAAAAGAAGATTTAGGACAAGCCTTACGAGATGTAGAAAAACCCCCAGGAAAATGGCAAGTATATGAACAAATACTCAGAGTACCTTACTACGCAATATTTGACAGATATGAGTCAAAATTTAGAATGTTCAAGTTAAATGGCGGAATTTTTACAGAAGTAGAATTAGTAGATGATCGTTTTTGGATTCCTGGACTAGAATTAGGCTTGGGGGTATGGATAGGTAATTATCAAGGTGTAGAAATGCCTTGGTTACGTTGGTATGATCAAGAGGGCAATTGGATATTAACCAGTGTAGAAAAAGAACGCCAAAATACTGAATTAGAAAGGCAAAAGGCTGAATTGGAAAGGCAAAAGGCTGAACAGGAACGCCAAAAGGCTGAATTGGAAAAACGAAAAACAGAGAGATTAATAGCTCAATTAAGATCATTGGGTATAGAACCTGATCTAGAGTAATATTAACTTCAGAGGGAACAGGGAAAGGGCAACTTTCTAACAGGAAAAACTCATGTTTAAAAACATGAGATTGAAATAATGACACTGTTTTTTTTCGGGCTACGCATCTTAAAAAACATCTTTTTTTGACTGAGCTTTAAACTCACCAACTTTTGTTTCTTATCTGTTCCCTGTTCCCTGTTCCCTGTTCCCTGTTCCCTGTTCCCTGTTCCCTGTTCCCTGTTCCCTGTTCCCTGTTCCCTGTTCCCTGTTCCCTGTTCCCTGTTCCCTGTTCCCTGTTCCCTGTTCCCTGTTCCCTGTTCCCTGTTCCCTGTTCCCTGTTCCCTGTTCCCTGTTCCCTGTTCCCTGTTCCCTGTTCCC
The window above is part of the Dolichospermum sp. DET69 genome. Proteins encoded here:
- a CDS encoding S41 family peptidase; the protein is MLITKSKLVLSATVVTLSTIAVTALGIHSIGKASFKDSHKDLVDEVWQIINYRYVDGTFNQVDWQAVRKEYLSKSYTDDKAAYKSIREMLKKLEDPYTRFMDPEEFKNMQVDTSGELTGIGITISQDEKTKQLVVIAPIEDTPAFKAGILAKDIILEIDGKSTKGMDTNDAVSLIRGESGSKVKLTILRNGQKKQFNIQRARIEIHPVRFSEKKTPAGNLGYIRLNQFSANAAKEMKDAIQKLETKKVSGYVLDLRGNPGGLLYASIEIAQMWMNKGTIVFTIDRQGTQDKQVANGSALTNKPLMILVDKGSASASEILSGALQDNKRATLVGNQTFGKGLVQSVQPLKSGSGLAVTIAKYHTPSGKDINKHGIDPDVKVELTDAQRQKLWLGGRDKLATLEDPQFAKAVELLGKQAAQNTNTIKKN
- a CDS encoding protein kinase; amino-acid sequence: MSYCLNPHCSHPENTNDVKFCQTCGTKLFLKERYRAIKPIGQGGFGRTFLAVDEDKPSKPPCVIKQFFPQAQGTNRVQKAIELFNQEAVQLDELGQHSQIPALLAYCNQDDRQYLVQEFIDGLNLSQELEQNGAFNETQIRQLLNDLLLVLQFCHSKQVIHRDIKPENIIRRHSDRKLVIVDFGAAKSATGTALNRTGTSIGSPEYVAPEQMRGKALFASDIYSLGVTCINLLTERSPFDSYDTHNAAWIWGQYLKTPVSKELSQVIDKMIESIPSHRYQTVNEVLQDLNFQQSSVPPKQITPPTSQPPTVVKTSSQMEKELQEMKTQFTGSKVQAQNLTPQSQSTSNDAIDKDLEEMKAKFLGNG
- a CDS encoding Uma2 family endonuclease; its protein translation is MYQIDPPLSPKETLPTMYDLPSEDPEEPGLPDQFHVFQPQLLTDTFCPPNHPWQEIFTGTDINLYYDLRHPSWYKRPDWFAVLGVPYLYENRDLRLSYVVWQEAVNPYIVVELLSPGTEKEDLGQALRDVEKPPGKWQVYEQILRVPYYAIFDRYESKFRMFKLNGGIFTEVELVDDRFWIPGLELGLGVWIGNYQGVEMPWLRWYDQEGNWILTSVEKERQNTELERQKAELERQKAEQERQKAELEKRKTERLIAQLRSLGIEPDLE